Proteins from a genomic interval of Periophthalmus magnuspinnatus isolate fPerMag1 chromosome 11, fPerMag1.2.pri, whole genome shotgun sequence:
- the tac1 gene encoding protachykinin-1: MKLLLLPLLMAVFATCQVYGEESNPREDADFWTSSNQIQDGWISNPYPFREILMRMTRKPRPHQFIGLMGKRSMAANAQITHKRHKINSFVGLMGKRSEEEPDSYEWSTIQSYDKRR, from the exons ATGAAACTGTTGCTTTTGCCACTTTTGATGGCCGTTTTTGCCACATGTCAAGTTTATGGCGAGGAGAGCAATCCCAGAGAAGATGCTGACTTCTGGACGAGCAGTAACCAGATACAG GACGGCTGGATTTCAAACCCTTACCCCTTCAGAGAAATCCTCATGAGGATGACCCGAAAGCCGCGGCCGCACCAGTTTATCGGGCTGATGGGAAAACGCTCCATGG CGGCAAACGCACAGATCACCCACAAAA GGCATAAAATCAACTCTTTTGTCGGGCTAATGGGGAAACGGAGTGAAGAAGAACCAG ATTCTTATGAATGGAGCACAATACAAAGTTACGACAAACGCCGCTAA